CCTGGCCCTCGAGGCCAGGTACGCCAAGGCCCGGGAGATCCATGACAAGGCGGTGCAACGGGTAAAAAGCCTTCCCTCCCTCACCGAAAGGCTGGACCGGGTGGTGCTCCACCCCCTTTTGGGATTGCCCCTTTTCCTGTTGGCCCTCCTTCTCACCTTCCGCTTCACCTTTGCCCTTTCCGCCCCCTGGGTGGACCTGATGGGTCAGGCCCAAGAGGTGCTTTCCCGTTGGATCGTGGCCCTTTCCCTACCTCCCCTCCTCCAGTCCTTCCTAACCGAAGGGGTGGTGGCCGGCGTGGGTACGGTCTTGGCCTTTACCCCAGTGCTCCTCCTCCTCTACCTGGCCCTGGGCTTCCTGGAGCTTTCCGGGTTCTTGGCCCGCATGGCCTTTGTGGTGGACCGGGCCATGCAGTGGGCGGGGCTTCCCGGAAAGGCCTTCATCCCCTTGGTCCTGGGCTTTGGCTGCAATGTCCCCGCCATCTACGCCACCCGCACCCTCTCCCATCCCTTAGACCGCCTGAGGACCGCCCTGGCCATCCCCTTCATGGCCTGTGGGGCTAGGCTTCCGGTCTTCACCCTCTTCGCCTTCGTCTTCTTTCCCGAAAAGGCTTTCTTGGTGGTGTTGGGGCTTTATCTTCTGGGCCTGGTCCTTGGCCTATTCACAGCCCTCCTCCTAGGCAAGCTGCTTAAGGCGGGCCGGGGGGAAGGGGCCATGGAACTTCCCCCCTACCGCTTCCCCCCACCCAGGCTCCTTTGGCGCCTGGCCTGGGCCCGTACCCAAAGCTTCCTGCAAGGAGCAGGGGGCCCCATCCTGCTGGCGGTTTTGGCGGTATGGGCGCTTTTACACCTGCCCTTTCCGGGGGGGAGCCCCTACGCCGCCTTAGCCCAAGCCCTCACCCCCCTCTTCCACCCCCTGGGCCTCGAGGACTGGCGGCTGGTGGGGGCTTTGATCCCCGGGTTTATCGCCAAGGAGGTGGTGGTGGGAACCCTGGGGGTGAGCTTCTTTGGGTCAGAAGGCCTCATGCCCCTGGGGCTAGCCGAGGGAGTGAGAGCCCTCATAGATGGCCTCCTCTCCGCCTTGGCGGGCACCCTACATGGGCTCGGATCGCTGTTTTCGCTCCACCTTAGCCTGGCCCCTGAGCCCACCCCCCTCCAGGCGGCCCTGAAGGAAGCGGTGTCCCCATCCGGAGCCCTGGCTTATTTGGTCTTCGTCCTCCTTTACACCCCGTGTGTGGCCACCTTGGCCGCCTTAAGGCAGGTGGTAGGCGGGAAAGGAGCCTTGTTGGCCGTGGGATACCAACTTTCCCTGGCCTACCTCCTGGCCTTCCTGGTCTACCGCATCCTGCCATGATCCCCCTAGCGCTGGAACTTCTGACCTCCCCCAAGACCCCCCAGGAGCTGGCCCAAGGCTTAGGGCTTAGCCTGGAGGCAACCCTCCTGCTCCTCAAGCAGCTGGAACGAAAGGGATACGTGGCCCCCCTGGCCTGTGGGACGGCTTGCAAGGTCTGCGCCTTCCGCGGCTTTTGCGGAGGTCCAGGCCCCAGCCATTGGGTCCGGCAGGATTCCCTCCCTTAAGACTCCAACACGTGCACGTTGGGCAAGGTCTGGGCCCACTCGCGGTTCTTCTTTAAACCCTCCACTCC
Above is a window of Thermus albus DNA encoding:
- the feoB gene encoding ferrous iron transport protein B, translating into MVGGPNTGKSSLINALAGSQLAVGNWAGTTLERLSARLDLGGPVELVDLPGLYSLLATSPEETLVVRELLQNPPDLVLNVLDGGNLERSLVLTLELMELGLPMVLVVNLLDEAEAKGLKVDLQALEKALGLPVAGTVASRGQVAEVWPKVREARIPTPMVLYPEPLERALDHLRPWVPNRALALLALMGEENLPLPPEAWEAVRQEGSALAQAGLDPYLLALEARYAKAREIHDKAVQRVKSLPSLTERLDRVVLHPLLGLPLFLLALLLTFRFTFALSAPWVDLMGQAQEVLSRWIVALSLPPLLQSFLTEGVVAGVGTVLAFTPVLLLLYLALGFLELSGFLARMAFVVDRAMQWAGLPGKAFIPLVLGFGCNVPAIYATRTLSHPLDRLRTALAIPFMACGARLPVFTLFAFVFFPEKAFLVVLGLYLLGLVLGLFTALLLGKLLKAGRGEGAMELPPYRFPPPRLLWRLAWARTQSFLQGAGGPILLAVLAVWALLHLPFPGGSPYAALAQALTPLFHPLGLEDWRLVGALIPGFIAKEVVVGTLGVSFFGSEGLMPLGLAEGVRALIDGLLSALAGTLHGLGSLFSLHLSLAPEPTPLQAALKEAVSPSGALAYLVFVLLYTPCVATLAALRQVVGGKGALLAVGYQLSLAYLLAFLVYRILP